The sequence below is a genomic window from Paenibacillus sp. DCT19.
CAAAGACAACAACTCATTAGCAATGTAAAAATACGCTACTGTATCTCGGAACAAGTGACCGTCTCCCAGGATGCCATCCACCAAGTGACCCACTGCGACCATGGCAAAGATGAACACCTTCCGGGCAATCCCGATCATGCCGATTTTACTTTTTAACTCCCCGGTTGCTCCGGCTGCCGCTACACCCGTCACATAATCCAAAATGATGAATACCAGTAGCACGCCGAGCAATCCAGACCAACCACCAAAAAAATATGTTGCAGCACTACCCACTACGGCCACCATCCATTTACCTACTGTCTCCAACTCTTTTCCCCCTGAATTCAATATGAAAAGCCCCTGACCACTCCAGAGGGCAAAAAATAAAATAGCGCACCGCTTGGGTACGCTTGTTACTCAGTGATTAGAAATTCAAGTCCGCTGTCAATCAAAACTTCTTTTACGCCTTCCTGCAATGATACTGGAACTGCGCTGTACTCAGTTTTGCCAAGAATAACACGTTGTGCAAAGAACATCGCCATCATGGTTTCGTCACCTCCCTTCACAAGAAACCAAGTAATAAAGCGCCTGATCATTTGTAAACCTGAGTAGCCATTTCTGCAATGACGTCCTCAACAAAGTCCGCACGTTCAGACAAAGCGCTGCTTTGAGCCTTCAGGAGCGTGCTATCTTGTTTCAATGATTCAAATTCTTTCTGTGGCACATTAACGTAGACAATAGGTTCTGGTAGAGGGACATCCGAAAAAACGAGAAAGTTTCCTTCAGTAATATTTTGTTCTTCAATTAAAATTAAGTGACTATTTTGATCCAAAACCCTCGATCGTTCTTCTTCGTTTGTATACTGATAAGTAAATTTCATGATAAGCCTCCTTAACCCATGAATCGATTAAAACCAGTAGCGATAAAGTTAACGTAAACTGTCATAGATATACATATCGCTTGTTTGGAAGCATTGGAAGTCCATAAATATAGTGAAATTTTATCGTTTGCTTTAACTGTAATATCCTCAATAAACGTAGTCACACTAGGGTATCCAGCAGTAGATGTCCTAGTTATTCCCCTTGCTACATCATTTACATAGATACGCCCATATACAGGTGTACTACTTCCATATGGTCCACCTAAAGTAAAAGTTACTCGATAGGTTCCGGGCTGAAATATGGTGGCTTCTAATTTTTTAAATGGAGTTGTAGACCATGTATAAATATCATTTGGATCAGATGTGGTATCACCCGTAATTAGAGTTCCAACACCGCCAATTAATTGAGCGCCTACATATGTGCCAACAAGTCCATTGGCGCTCGCATTACTAAATGTAGCTCCAGCTAACACTTGTGCTGGCGTGGCGTTACCTGTAGCCCGAACCACCGCAGACATCTTTGTTATAAGCTGTGTCCATGTCTCGCTTGTGGATGCCGAAACACCTATGGAGTTGAGAGCGGCAACCACATTATTTTTTTGCTCAACTCCAAGCTGCTTTGCCGCTGTAGCCTCAGTATAAGCAGAATCCGCTCGTGCTTGAGCTGTCCCAGCGGCCGTCACTCCTGCGCTACCACGGTCATAAGCTGATTTTACAGCCTTTGGAGTAGATGCTCTATCTTCCAACTCGCTATCCGTTGCACTTGACAACTGTGTCTTACCTTTTTCGGTTAGTGATGCATCAGGGATATCAGCATTTTGGACATCCTCTTGAAGCTGGGTAATATCGTTTTTAATCGTTTCAAACTCTGTATCAACATAGGTTTTCTCGGCCGCCTTCTCCTGCAGCTCCTTCAATGCCAGGTAACTCCAATTCAGGTGCCAATTGAACCATTGAGCTGGTGGTTTCATGCCTGGCTGGAAACCCGTCTGTTTCTGAGTTGCTGAAGGTTCTACGCCTGGCGCATTCCACTCAGGCAGTTGCTGTGTAAATGCCATAATGTGACCCCTTTCTATATCGGTAAATCTGTATTGGTGCTAGCTTGATATACTGCGCCCAGATCCCCGCCTATTGTCTCGTCATTAACGTCACCGAAACCTGTTGCAGAATCAAATGATTCTGGCAATCCTCCAAACTCAAATGTTCCCTGAAGCTCAACACTTTGGACGCTTACGCCAGCAGCTACCGTCTTGGCTATGATCTGTACAAACTGGTTCAATTCAATTCCGGACGATGCCAGTCTTTCGAGTGGTAATCGCATCAACGAGATTGCAGCCGGTTCAGGGTCAAGTGGGTCATGAAACTTTTGAGTGATTTTGATATCCGAGTAACTAGCACCTACGGCCAGAGCGATTACCCGGATAATCGTGTTCACGTCACCTTTGCTCAGGTTCCTAGCAATCTTGGACTTGATCATGATGCGATACACATCATCGGAGGCAGCACCGCGTTTCTGGCCAACGTTGCCGCCGATCAGATCCAATGTTGTTCCCTTTGCCTCGTCAATGTCTCGCCAGCGTTCAATCTGTTCAAGATCCGATTTCAATTCATTGATTGGCTCACTCACGATACGTAGCAGCTTGCCGATATTGCTATCTGGATTTTTGGTGAATACGTCCGTTAATTTACGGATTAAGTCAGTTGCTGAAATCATCTGTAATCACCTCAATCCACTCGGAGGCAGTTTGCGCAACCTGGAACACTTCGATTGGGATATTTCCCGCCGTGAATGTCGTCCCATCTTGTGACAGCTCCAGGGACACATCTTCAACCCCTGCAATCTTGTAGATGGTTGATACCAGACGCATTAGGATGACATCATCGTTCATGGATAATCCTGCATACACCGTTCCGTCTGAGTCTGTACCACCGATGAACTGCGCCAGTGCTGAAACCACCTGTGCGTCACCATCTGCCGGATATGATGCAGTTTTATAGAGGTGAGCCTTGATATGACTTTGAACCACCTCAGCACGTGAAAACGATACAGGCTGATCATTACCGCTCAAATCTTTCAGTATTACTTTGATGTCACCATATGACTCTATCCCTGCTGAACCAACCCCCAGGATCGCCTCTGCAATGTCTTTATCTTGACCACCAAGCACATAGACTTGATAGGACTTTGGAGGTCGTCCAGCTGAATCCACATCAGTAGAGCTATTAATTATGACAGCAGCAGCACGAACACCAGGAACACGCAATACAGCCCCCTTATGCTATCTCCTGTAGCTGATCCGCCACCGGCAACTGAAAGCCCGAACAGCTCACGGAACTCCGGGTCTGTCTGTTTAGCTCGTCCACCCGCTGTGGCTGCTGAATTGGTTACTGCTGTTACATCAGGATTGGGATTAACGATTACATTAATCAGTCCAACAGGAACGTTGCTGCCAGTGCCTGACTCCATGGCCTCGATAGGCACTGTTGCTTTGCCCTCAGCGTTAAATACGGCTGGTTCAAGCGTCTCAAATTGGATGCCTCCTTCTGTGGAGATTAAAAACCCCTCTGCCTGTGTATAGCCTGGCGTGCCTGTAAGTGTAACGCTACCTTGCGCATATTGATCCAGAATTCGTGACACACCAACATATGGCCCCAATCGATCCAGGCTGTTTCCACTTGCTGTATTGACATAGCCACTGTAATAAACTTGCTCGGCTAATCCATGGAGAATAGACATAAACCAAGCCACAATACGTAGGATGATGCCTAAAGGCGATTTCTCGCTAGTGTTCACCTTCTCGCCCCACGCTTCCTTGGCCTTGTCTTCCATTTCTTCGAACAGATCCACAAACCGCTTCCGTTTAAAGCCATTTTCATCCAACACCTATTTCCACCCCTCCTGCTCTATGACTTCACCATTGGTGCCAGTAGCCACAAAAGCAACCGTCATAACCCTAGCCCTCCGGTCAATGCTGAAGGTGATTTCCTCCACGCTTTCAATACGTTCATCGTCTAGAAGCGCCCGGTTTAGCTCGTCCCTCATTTCTTCCTCGTCCACCGACTTTCCGGTGAACAGATCGAAATCAATCCCTAATTCCGGATTTAAAAACCATTCGCCCGTTCTCGTGCCTAACGATATCTCACAGCACTGCGCCAGCTCTTCCGTTTCCTCCACTAGCAGCAGTTCGCCAAATTCATCAAACTGTATATCGCCATCAATTAGCCTGAGAGACTGCATCCAAACACCCCCACAATAACAGCATCATTTCGGTCATGTGACCTGGACGTATCCGGTTTTGCAACAGAGCCAGTCAAGGCATTTCGTATCTCGTTATCAGCAAACTGCACCATGACAACATCGCCTGGACGAAGAGACGGCTTATACTCCTTTTCCACACCGTCCACCTTGTATCTGTGCCCTAATGCCTGCACATTAAGGATCATGGCCGGATCATCTGTTGATGTCCGCAATAATGGTTGTACGTCTGCTGTACATGCAGTTTCGTCAAACTTGACCACTTTGCAAGGCGTGCCGCAATGTATATCACTCATCGCTTTCTCGATCAGAGACGTGAGCAGTTTAGCCATTGCTGCAGCTGGATCAACTTTGGTCAAATGATCGCCTCCATATCTGTCTTAAAATCTCCAGTACGGGAAAATGTGTGAGAGCCTCCGCGGACATGGAGCCTGCCCGTAAAGACTCTGCTTTTAAGATCAATTGCCGAAGCTGTTGTAATTCGGTATTGCAACTGGGATGAAAGGTTGTAGCCCTTTGCGCCTTGCTGTTCGAAGTAAGCAGGAGAACCAATAAGACCTGTATCAGAATTCAGCTTAAACAGGTCGTCAGCTCCACGGCGTAGGCTCCGGACATACAATTTGCCTTTATTGATATAGCAACTCGTACCGCAATCCTTGCACACCTTGGTTATGATGTCTGTCACCGCGCCTTTGGCGCTGTATCCGTCCTGGTATCGGTAATCTTGGTTCAGATCCATTTGAGCAACAGGCAAGCCGATGTAAGCAGCCATTTGTTTAATAATCGCACTACCTAATGTGTTCTTGGCGTATGCAATCTCTTTGACTACCCGCTTGGACAAGTCCACGCCATCAAGTACCCGGATAGTCGTAATCTTATCTACACCTGACCAGGCTGTACGCACGTCAGATATGTAACCGTGTAGGATCACGCCAATGTCACCTTTATACCCTGCATTGACCATCAACACCTTACCGCGCTTGATGTTATTTAACGTTGTATCAGAGAGGTTCCAAATCTTAATTTCAGCCTCATTTGGCAACGGGTCATTATCAAAGGGAATGGAGCCTTCAATGTTGTAATTGTCCATTGAAAATTTCATTCCCTCGGTTATGACCTCGACCACACGGCCAAAGTTATTCTTCATCCTCATCACCTTCAGTATCTATTAAATACAAAAAGACGCTCTCGGAGAGCGTCCGCCAGTTCACTTCGGATTCAGTTTCGGATTGATCGTATGGAACGATCGGGACTTTCGGGAAACGGTTGTCCATCACGTCATAGAAAAGTGTTGTACCGTATACCAATTTTTCCCCAGTGACCAGCACTTCCCCGTTCTTTTCCAAATCCAAAGTGAAGTAATCAAACTGTTCGTTATATTGGACTTCAAATGTGAACAATTCGTCCTCTAGGGAAATGTCGAAACGGTAGGGAACTAGATCTTTTTCAATATCGATGTAATCCATAATAGCACCTTCCCTACGCCCAAGGACTTCCAGGCTTGAACTTAACCTTGGTTACTGGTTCTTTTGATTTTGTCTTTGTTTTGGTTTTGGTCTTCGTCGTTGTTTTCGTCTTGGTTTTTGTCTTTGACTTCGTTTTGGTTTTAGTCTGTTTAACGCCTGAGTTAACAATCTTTATAGCCTGAGCCTTAACAGGTGTAGGTAGCTTCTCGGCAAACGATGAGGTTGCAACACGTACCTCTGTCATTGTGAAGCTGATTGTAAAACCATTGGCTATCTGGTTCGTGTGCCCTGTTGCTAATCCCGATATGATCCCAGTAAAAGCCATGCGGCCAACGTACTTTACAATCTGGCCGGAATCAGAAGCTTTTTTAAGATACGCTAGTACCTTGGACGCTCCTGACCCAGCCACCACACCTGTAATGCCCATCGTCCGCGCTTTGCGCTGAACATGATCCATCATATCAATATCTTTTTCCACAGGCTGTGTAGTGATATCAACGTCAAAATTTGGGCTTTCTTGCTCCACCAAAATGTAATTTCCATCAATCTTAGCCATTAGATCCCCTCCATATCAGGGACTGGCAACCCCATACGCCTAAATGCTTCTTCAATTACTTCTTGCACTTGACGTTTGACCTCAGAGGCGATGTCCGATGCGGCAGAAGCAGAGCCGCTATCCCCCTTCACATCAATATTAATATCAAACTTGAACGCAGCCCCTTGTGATGATCCGCCGCCAGTAGCACGTGCAGGAGCCAAATTCTTAGCTGGTGCTAATGCAGATTGCCTATTCACATCTGGAATAATCTCGTCCGTGACATTAGCTGATGCACCAGACACACGATCCTGAGTATTTTCAATCCCTCGTGCCAGACCCTCGCCCGTGAAGAAACCGACTTCCATCATGACTCGGGACGGTGAATGGATACCCAAAATGCCCTTGATCTTGTCTGTAATGCTGTTACCGATGTCCTTCACCTTATCGACTACGGCATTTGCCATACTGCCGATCCCGTTTATCATTCCTTCTATGATGTTTTTGCCGATGTCGAATAGATTGATGCCGGACAAAAAGCTGGTGATTCTATCCCATATTGACTTGATGCCATCCCAAATAGCTGTGGCTTTAGTCGTGACTGCTGTGACCAAACCTGTGAACATATTCTTAATGAAATTCCCAATCGCTTGGAAAACTGAAATTGTTCCTGCTTTAAGTGCCTGCCACTTCGCAACCAACCAATCCTTGATTGCTCCCCAGTTCTTGAAAACAACAATAGCCGCAATAATTACGGCAATAATTGCAGCCACAATCCATGTGATTGGGTTAGCCCAGAACGCCGAGTTTAACGCCCATTGCGCCGCTGTCATTGCCCATGTTGCTCCAGTGGAGATAACCATAATTGCCTTTTGAGCAGTCCAGGCTATCATGGTCGCAGTAATGGATGCCACAACAGCCCATCCTTGAATTACATACCGCACCATTGCAAGAACCATTTGACTCGTCATTACAGCCGCATTAGCAGCTATCTGCACTTTAGATAACAGGAAAGCTCCTGTCATTCTTGCACCTGTAATCATGGCTTGGACACCGGTTGAAACCAACGCAGGAATCAGCAACGTTGTAATGATTCCTACCACGGCACCAATTGCACCTTGGTTATCCTCTAGCGTCTTCTTAAAATCCTGAAATGTGGATACCGCCTGATCCTTAAATTCCAGAATCTTAGGAATGAAATCATTGAATGTATCGTATGCAAATTGGACTGCGTTGCCTGTCCAATCTACCGCCGCACCAATGCCATCTCCTATTGCATTCCCTACCGCCTCTATCGTCGGTTTGTTATCGGCCATCCACTGCCCAAACTGGTTAAAGTATGGCAACAGCTTTTGTCCAATAGGTATTAGGATTCCGGTCTCGATCTGCCTACTAAACATGGCAAATGCTTCGCCAGGCTTCTCGAATTTTATTTTGTTTAGCTCGGCCAGTGCGTCACCAGTCGAGCTAAATTGGCTTGTTGCTCTGCCCATCCCTGCAACTACCGTTGCCTCCAAATCCTCAAACTGAGTACCTAAGAGCGATACACCAATCTGATTTTTCAATACCGGGTCTTCTACGTCAGATATCATCTGCAATATTTGTGAAAATGCAGTTTTAGCCTGTGGTCCACCTTTGGCGAAGGTCTGCATCATCGTATCCGCGTTTAGACCCAGCATTTCAAAGGCTTCAACGGACGCTTTGCTTCCGTCTTTGGATCGTATATTAAATTCCTTTACAGCATCCCCGACCTTATCCAGCTGGAACACACCTTCAGCCGATCCAGCCGCAAAGACATCAAACATTTCTTCAGCCGAAAATCCAAGTGACTTAAATTGGTTGGCGTATTCGTTTGCGCTGTCCATGAGTTCGTCCGACTTGTTCAAACCTTTTTGCGTCCCCTGTGTCAG
It includes:
- a CDS encoding tail fiber protein — its product is MAFTQQLPEWNAPGVEPSATQKQTGFQPGMKPPAQWFNWHLNWSYLALKELQEKAAEKTYVDTEFETIKNDITQLQEDVQNADIPDASLTEKGKTQLSSATDSELEDRASTPKAVKSAYDRGSAGVTAAGTAQARADSAYTEATAAKQLGVEQKNNVVAALNSIGVSASTSETWTQLITKMSAVVRATGNATPAQVLAGATFSNASANGLVGTYVGAQLIGGVGTLITGDTTSDPNDIYTWSTTPFKKLEATIFQPGTYRVTFTLGGPYGSSTPVYGRIYVNDVARGITRTSTAGYPSVTTFIEDITVKANDKISLYLWTSNASKQAICISMTVYVNFIATGFNRFMG
- a CDS encoding phage tail tape measure protein; amino-acid sequence: MAGGIIGNLMFAVGFKLNTKGLDEGNKKISTLTKGVIGLGAAGVTAMAGLGIAGIAAANTYESAMSDIQQATGLAADQMEATREVANNLYNQNFGEDWNDLGSAISTVQQVTGQTGSELESTTQSALLLRDAFGYEINESIKSVDTMMKQFGITSEQAYDLLTQGTQKGLNKSDELMDSANEYANQFKSLGFSAEEMFDVFAAGSAEGVFQLDKVGDAVKEFNIRSKDGSKASVEAFEMLGLNADTMMQTFAKGGPQAKTAFSQILQMISDVEDPVLKNQIGVSLLGTQFEDLEATVVAGMGRATSQFSSTGDALAELNKIKFEKPGEAFAMFSRQIETGILIPIGQKLLPYFNQFGQWMADNKPTIEAVGNAIGDGIGAAVDWTGNAVQFAYDTFNDFIPKILEFKDQAVSTFQDFKKTLEDNQGAIGAVVGIITTLLIPALVSTGVQAMITGARMTGAFLLSKVQIAANAAVMTSQMVLAMVRYVIQGWAVVASITATMIAWTAQKAIMVISTGATWAMTAAQWALNSAFWANPITWIVAAIIAVIIAAIVVFKNWGAIKDWLVAKWQALKAGTISVFQAIGNFIKNMFTGLVTAVTTKATAIWDGIKSIWDRITSFLSGINLFDIGKNIIEGMINGIGSMANAVVDKVKDIGNSITDKIKGILGIHSPSRVMMEVGFFTGEGLARGIENTQDRVSGASANVTDEIIPDVNRQSALAPAKNLAPARATGGGSSQGAAFKFDINIDVKGDSGSASAASDIASEVKRQVQEVIEEAFRRMGLPVPDMEGI
- a CDS encoding baseplate J/gp47 family protein codes for the protein MLDENGFKRKRFVDLFEEMEDKAKEAWGEKVNTSEKSPLGIILRIVAWFMSILHGLAEQVYYSGYVNTASGNSLDRLGPYVGVSRILDQYAQGSVTLTGTPGYTQAEGFLISTEGGIQFETLEPAVFNAEGKATVPIEAMESGTGSNVPVGLINVIVNPNPDVTAVTNSAATAGGRAKQTDPEFRELFGLSVAGGGSATGDSIRGLYCVFLVFVLLLS
- a CDS encoding phage baseplate protein encodes the protein MAKIDGNYILVEQESPNFDVDITTQPVEKDIDMMDHVQRKARTMGITGVVAGSGASKVLAYLKKASDSGQIVKYVGRMAFTGIISGLATGHTNQIANGFTISFTMTEVRVATSSFAEKLPTPVKAQAIKIVNSGVKQTKTKTKSKTKTKTKTTTKTKTKTKTKSKEPVTKVKFKPGSPWA
- a CDS encoding Gp138 family membrane-puncturing spike protein translates to MTKVDPAAAMAKLLTSLIEKAMSDIHCGTPCKVVKFDETACTADVQPLLRTSTDDPAMILNVQALGHRYKVDGVEKEYKPSLRPGDVVMVQFADNEIRNALTGSVAKPDTSRSHDRNDAVIVGVFGCSLSG
- a CDS encoding holin family protein; its protein translation is MVAVVGSAATYFFGGWSGLLGVLLVFIILDYVTGVAAAGATGELKSKIGMIGIARKVFIFAMVAVGHLVDGILGDGHLFRDTVAYFYIANELLSLIENGGKLGAPIPPVIKQAVEVLKGKGGNDNDKGAGTNV
- a CDS encoding DUF2634 domain-containing protein, yielding MQSLRLIDGDIQFDEFGELLLVEETEELAQCCEISLGTRTGEWFLNPELGIDFDLFTGKSVDEEEMRDELNRALLDDERIESVEEITFSIDRRARVMTVAFVATGTNGEVIEQEGWK